The following are from one region of the Anabrus simplex isolate iqAnaSimp1 chromosome 8, ASM4041472v1, whole genome shotgun sequence genome:
- the LOC136879344 gene encoding octopamine receptor beta-1R-like, translating into MEANTIPGYSTMTASSKASDILSTFNIATATTMSPISTGSSSIGSSHITSTIGITTAENLIINTTNRTTYTSVVSDNNEGSTANWEAILIIILKSSVMGFIIMAALFGNLLVIVSVMRHRKLRVITNYFVVSLALADMLVALCAMCFNASVELTGGTWLFGYFMCDVWNSLDVYFSTASILHLCCISVDRYYAIVQPLDYPLIMTHARLAVMLAVVWCSPALVSFVPIFMGWYTTSEHLEFRRQHQDICGFTVNKPYAVISSSVSFWVPGVIMICMYYRIYVEADRQERMLYR; encoded by the coding sequence ATGGAAGCAAATACTATTCCAGGCTACAGCACAATGACTGCCTCCAGTAAAGCCAGTGATATTTTAAGTACCTTCAACATTGCTACAGCTACTACGATGTCACCTATCTCAACAGGCAGCAGTAGCATTGGTTCTTCGCACATTACTTCAACAATTGGCATCACAACGGCGGAGAATCTGATTATTAATACTACCAACCGCACAACTTATACCTCTGTTGTAAGTGACAATAACGAGGGGAGTACAGCAAACTGGGAGGCGATattgataataatattaaaatcttCAGTGATGGGATTTATAATTATGGCAGCACTGTTCGGAAATTTACTCGTGATTGTAAGTGTAATGCGTCATCGTAAATTGCGTGTGATCACGAATTATTTCGTAGTATCCCTTGCGTTAGCCGATATGTTGGTAGCCCTGTGTGCTATGTGTTTTAATGCCAGTGTAGAACTGACGGGGGGTACGTGGTTATTTGGATATTTTATGTGTGATGTGTGGAATTCGTTAGATGTGTACTTTTCAACCGCGTCTATTCTTCACTTGTGTTGTATTTCTGTGGACCGCTACTACGCCATCGTCCAACCGCTGGACTATCCACTCATCATGACCCATGCTCGTCTGGCTGTCATGCTGGCAGTAGTGTGGTGTTCCCCAGCTCTAGTCTCCTTCGTGCCCATTTTTATGGGTTGGTACACTACAAGTGAACATCTTGAGTTTCGACGGCAACATCAAGATATTTGCGGCTTCACCGTCAACAAGCCGTATGCAGTGATATCCTCCAGTGTCTCGTTCTGGGTTCCTGGAGTGATCATGATCTGCATGTACTACAGGATCTACGTGGAAGCTGACCGACAAGAAAGGATGTTGTACAGGTAG